In Candidatus Persebacteraceae bacterium Df01, the genomic window GACTACATCTTTGGCACCAAAAGGTTTAAAAGCTAATTCACCACCAGTTTTTTCCGCGATAGTACCGCACCAATCTTTAAAAACCTGCAATCCCAAACCACCCGGCCACGATGTTTGTATTTTCCAAGTAGTGGTTTCCGCAGCTTTGGCATTACGTATGTAAGGCATCGCCAACCCAGCACCAACAGCGGCACCCAAAAAGCGACGACGGGAATGTTTTGCGTTAGATTTTTCCATTTTTTTCTCCTGTTTGATATTTAAATATGCAAACGATAACGCAAACCGCGTCCGTCCACTCTCTCGTGTGAAATATAACACAAATCATGTGTGGAAATTAGGGCAACGCCCCAACAAAAATTATGACAAGGAGCTCCTCCGAAAAACGGTTTTTCCGAAGATAACGATTACGGTATTTTTCTAATGCGCCGCCACACCGCCGCCAAATGACAATGCCACTGTTGGCTCGCCGCCCTTTTCCACTTTTACCGCACAGTATTTAAATTCCGGAATTTTTCCGTCCGGATCCAACACCGGATTAGTCAGCATGTTGGCCGCCGCCTCGTAGTAGCAAAACGGTATAAATACCGCACCACGCGGTACACCACCATCTCCACGAGCCGTTAAACTAACCGCGCCGCGCCGCGAACGCACAGTCACGGTATCACCTGCTTGTAGTTGTGCAGATGACAATTCTTGTGGATTTATATACACCGTTGGCGCTGGCTCCAAAGCATCTAGCACCCGCGTTCGCCGAGTCATCGCGCCAGTATGCCAGTGCTCCAGTTCACGTCCGGTGATCAATACTAATGGATAATCAGCATCAGGACGCTCAGCGGCAGGCGAAAATGCCGCCGGCACAAAACGCCCCAATCCATCAGTAGTGGGAAATTTTTCGGTAAAAATAATCGGCTCTCCGGCATCTCCAACAGCACGGCAAGGATATGTCACCGAATGTTCGGACTGCAACCGCTCCCACGTAATGCCGGCAATAGATGGCATGGCTCGCCGCATTTCTTCAAATACTCGCCGTACACCAGAATTTTCGCCACGATACTTCCACTTTAAGTCCAGCCGCCGCGCAATTTGTTGAATAATCCACAAGTCCTGCCGCGCCAAACCGGGAACATCCAACGCTCGTCGCCCCAGCTGTACCATGCGATCAGTATTAGTAAATGTGCCAGTTTTTTCGACAAACACCGACGCCGGCAACACCACATCCGCCAACGCTGCGGTTTCAGTAAGAAAAATATCTTGCACCACCAGCATTTGTAAAGATGCCAGCCCCTGACGTGCGTGCGCTGCATCAGGATCGGACATAGCGGGGTTCTCTCCCATCACATACATGCCGCAAATTTCGCCCTGACAAGCAGCGTCAATTACCTCAACCACAGTCAGTCCCGGCTTGTTGTCCAACGGCATTCCCCACAGCTCTTCAAATCGTTTCCGTGCACTCTCATCATCCACACGCTGATAATCGGGAAACATCATTGGAATTAACCCTGCATCCGAAGCGCCCTGCACATTATTTTGTCCGCGCAAGGGATGCAAACCACATCCAGGACGGCCAATATTGCCGGTCATCATAGCCAGCGCAATCAGACAACGGGCATTATCGGTGCCATGTGTATGCTGTGACACACCCATACCCCAAAAAATCATCGCTCGCTCAGCAGTACCATACAAGCGTGCCGCTTGGCGAATTTCCTCTGCTGGAATACCGCAAATGTCTTCCATTTTTTCCGGCGGGCAAGTCAACGCTTGCGCCCGCAATAATTCAAAATCTTTAGTGCGAGAACGAATAAATTCTTCATCCGTTAGATTTTCAGTAATGATAACGTGCATCATAGCGTTGAGCAATGCTACGTCAGAATCAGGCTTCATCTGCATTGTGATTTCGGCATGCGCCGCCAATTCTGACCGACGTGGATCGGCGACAATAAGGCGCGTACCGCGCGCAGCAGCATTTTTCATCATTGTCGCGGCAACGGGATGATTAACCGTAGGATTGGCGCCAATGACAAATGCAACATCAGCCTGCAATACATCCGACACTTGATTAGAAACAGCACCGGAGCCGATACCCTCCAACAGCGCTGCCACTGAAGAGGCGTGACACAAACGAGTGCAGTGGTCCACATTGTTAACACCAAACCCTGTGCGTACTAATTTTTGAAACAAATATGCTTCCTCATTGCTGCCCTTGGCCGAACCAAAACCGGCGAGCGCACCACCACCTTTCTCGTCACGAATCGCTCGCAAACCATCAGCGGCAAAATCAAGTGCTTGCTTCCAATCAACCTCGCGAAACACGTCTCGCCAATTATCAGGTTCTAACAGCCCGTTTGCGTCTTTAGGCACATCATCACGACGAATCAGTGGACTTGTCAACCGATGTGGATGGTGCGCGTAATCAGCACCGTAGCGGCCTTTCACGCACAAACGGCTGTGATTAGCCGGTCCGTCACGTCCTTCTACATACGAAATGCGATTGTCTTTAACATGGTAAGTAGTTTGACAACCAACACCACAATACGGGCATAATGAAGGTACAGATTTTTCCTGCTGCTGCAACAATATATCGCCAAAAGGCGCCAGCGCTCCGGTCGGACAAGCTTGCACGCATTCGCCACAGCCGACACAGGTACTCTGCCCCATTGGTGTGTCAAAATCAAACACAATCCGAGCGCTTGCACCACGTCCAGCATAGCCGATAACGTTGTTTACCTGCTCTTCGCGACAGGCTCGTACACAACGAGTACATTGAATACAGGAGTCCAGATTCACCGTCATTGCCGGATGCGATTTATCTGGCGGCGGTTGTTGGCGGGCAGCAAAACGTGTCTCCTTCACATCCAATTCTTGTGCCCACCGAGTAAGCTCCGAGTCTGCTTTGCGCACAGTAGTAGACGTATCGGCGATAAGTAATTCCACAATCATTTTTTGTGCATGGCGAACGCGGTTGTTGCTGGCAGAAACTTTCATACCCGCTGCCGGCTGGCGGCAGCAAGACGGCGCCAAGGCACGCTCTCCATCAATTTCTACCATACAGGCACGACAGTTGCCGGCTGCACGATACCCCTGCTTGTAACATAGGTGCGGAATCTCCACGCCATAGCGGCGTGCGGCTTCCAAAATATTTTCGCCGGCGTAAGCGATAACTGGTTGATTATCCAGTTCAAATTCCACCGCCTCTGCCGATGGTGACAATGTATGTTGAGGCATAAAAAACTCTCTTTCTTTGACTGGAATTGTACCAGTCATGCGGCAACCGCATAGCAATTTTTATTACACATTTATAATGTGTGGCATGATGGATTGTAGTAAAAACATTGCTCCCTGCCAACACCGCACAAGTGAATAAAAAAATCGCTTCCACTTCATCGCTGTCGCGGGCACAGTTTGACTTGCAATCGCCTTATGCGCCAATGGGAGACCAACCGCAGGCAATCACACAACTCAGTGCTGGCCTCGCCGCCGGACAACCCGCACAAACGCTGATGGGTGTGACCGGCTCCGGCAAAACCTATACCATGGCTAATGTCATTGCCAAACATGGGCGTCCCACAATGGTGATGGCACACAATAAAACGCTAGCGGCACAATTGTATGCCGAATTTCGAGAATTTTTCCCACAAAATGCAGTGGAATATTTTGTTTCCTATTACGACTACTACCAACCTGAAGCCTACGTACCGGCACGCGATTTGTTTATTGAAAAAGACTCCAGCATTAACGAACACATAGAACAAATGCGATTATCGGCAACTAAAGCGCTGATGGAACGACGCGATTGCATTATTGTCGCCACCGTATCGGCAATTTATGGCATCGGCGACCCAGTGGATTATCACAGCATGATTTTGCATTTAAAGAACGGTGACTCGCTGTCACGCGAAAGCATTATCAAACGTCTAGTTACTATGCAGTATGAGCGCAATAAAGCCGATTTTAAACGCGGTGTTTTTCGTGTGCGTGGCGACACTATTGATATTTTCCCAGCAGAAAATGCCGATCACGCGGTGCGTGTGGATTTATGCGATGATGAAATAGAAAGCCTTTTTTTATTTGACCCACTAACCGGTCGCAAACACCGCCGAGTAGAGCGTTATACGGTGTACCCCTCATCGCATTACGTAGCACCGCGCAGCACTCTGTTACGCGCTATGGCAGCGATTAAAGAAGAACTGGTAACGCACTCGGAGGAGCTACGTACCACTCGACGTGAATTGGAAGCAGTGCGGCTAGAAGAACGGGTGCGCTTTGACTTGGAAATGATGGAAACAATGGGATTTTGCAAAGGCATTGAAAATTATTCGCGTCACTTATCAGGACGACAACCCGGTGAACCACCACCAACGCTGTTTGACTATCTGCCCGCCGATGCTCTGCTATTTATTGATGAATCACACGTGACCATTCCGCAGTTGGGTGGCATGTTTCGCGGCGATCGCTCGCGCAAAGAAACGCTGGTGCAATACGGATTTCGCCTGCCGTCAGCGTTGGATAACCGACCATTAAAATTTGAAGAATTTGAAAAGCTCAAACCACAAGCAGTTTATGTATCAGCCACACCGGCGAAATATGAGCTTAGCACCACCAGTCATATGGTACAACAAGTGTTACGCCCCACCGGTCTAGTAGACCCACAAGTGCTAGTGCGTCCGGCGCGCACTCAAGTGGATGATTTGTGTGGTGAATTGAAAGAACGAACGGCGCGTGGGGAGCGGGTACTGGTAACCACGTTGACCAAGCGCATGGCTGAACAATTTACAGAATTTCTCACTGAAACGGGAGTGCGGGCACGCTATTTACACGCCGACATAGACACCGTAGAACGCGTGGAAATCTTACGCGATTTACGGCTAGGCACTTTTGACGTGCTAGTAGGTATTAATTTATTGCGCGAAGGATTGGATTTGCCTGAAGTGTCGTTGGTTGCAATTTTTGATGCTGACAAGGAAGGTTTTTTGCGCTCCGAGCAATCACTCATTCAAACCATGGGGCGAGCAGCACGACATATCAATGGCACGGCCATCTTGTACGCAGACAAAGAAACCGGATCAATGCAAAGGGCACTGGCCGAAACGCAGCGGCGGCGCGACATACAAGTGGCATACAATAAGCGCCACGGCATCCACCCCGAAAGCATAAAAAAAGCAGTGCATGACATAATTAAAACGGGCGAAGACGTAACGGAACCTACCGCACCGCGTAACAACCGCCGCCTCAGCGAGGCCGAAGCGGGGCGCGAATTACGGCGCCTAGAAAAGAAAATGCATAAACATGCCCGCGATTTAGAATTTGAGCAGGCGGCGGATGTGCGCGATCAAATTCGCATTATCAAGCGCCAAACACTGGGCGTCACCACAGACAATGCTGCATAACCGCCGGTATCAAAAATGACAATCAGCGCGCTGTTATCGGTTATCGGCTTACTATTACTGATTGAAGGCGTATTTTTGCTGTTTGTACGCGAATCATCATGGCGGCGATTTTCTCAAATAATCACCGAAATAACTGTCGGCCAGGTACGTACTGTCGGCATAATCATGGTCTGTTGTGGTTTATTGTTACTGGCGTTTTTTTAGTAGCTCTTCGTATTTTGTTGTTCAACGCATTTCACAAAAACCGCATAAAAAATAAATTGTTTCAATTAACCTACTTTTTATCTTACCCTATCTTTACAAATCCGGAAATTTTTTAAATATTTCTGAACAACCTACCTATATCCCATATCAAGTCACGTTGAACTTATACAAAAAATGGATACAATCGCAACATGACTACACCACAGGATATTCTTGATTTTTGGTTCGGCGACATAGCTGACGGCTGGACAACAGAAGACCACAGCACACTTTGGTTCCTAGGACGCGCTGATGATGATGCGCGCATTTTCGCACGCTTTGGCAATGACATTATTCGCGCCATAAACGGCGATTTTGAGGAATGGCTACAAACACCTGAAGGCACGTTGGCACTTATCCTTTTACTGGATCAGATGACACGCGCAACACGCCGCGGCACGGTAACAGCGTTTGCCGGCGATGCACGGGCATTGCAAATTTGTCAAGATGGTATCACCGCGGGTAGTGATCAAAAACTACCACCAGTGTACCGAATTTTCTTTTATCTGCCACTAGAGCACAGTGAAAATCTTGCCCATCAGGAACGCTGTGTTGCGTTGTACGCCACCTTGCGACAAAGCACGCCGGAACGGGAAAGTGAACTTGCCCAAACATACGTTTACGCACTCAAACACCGTGATATCATCGCCCAATTCGGTCGCTTCCCACACCGCAATGAAGTACTAAACCGCACCGACACAGTAGAAGAAAGAACGTACCTGGAAAGCACTGACGAACGCTTTGGTCAGCAAGCAAAATAACTGTGACAGATTTTCTGTTCGCCAACTGAATGAAATAAAAAGTCAATGACTATGACAACCGTTTTTTTAATGCGGTTATCACATTATTTAGTCACTTCAATAAAAAATAATAAAGTGATAATGTAAATTTCACAAAATACCACGTATTGATAATTCGCAAATGACAAGCACGCCTATTTTATGGGAACCTTCGGAAGCACGTCAACAAAACAGCCGCATGGTGGAATTTATTGATGCTATAAATCAGCGATACAATTTATGCTTGCCTCGCCAATATGCGCCACTATGGGAATGGTCAGTAAATGAACCTGCATTATTTTGGGAGGCTGTATGGGATTTCTTTGGTGTTATTGGCGATAAAGGCGAGCGGCGGCTGATACATCCCAAATCCATGTTCGGTGCACAGTTTTTTCCCGATGCGAAATTAAATTTTGCTGAAAACTTGCTTACCCATGCGGACGAGCGTCCTGCACTCATCGCTTGGAACGAAAACGGGCAAGCACAAACACTCAACCGTGCCGACCTGCTAACGCAGGCACAACAACTGGCCGGCTGGTTGCGGCTCAATGGCGTTGGTCCCGGTGACCGCGTGGGTGCCTATCTGCCAAATATTCCTGAAACTGTCGTCGCTTTTTTGGCAACAACATCGCTAGGAGCCATATTTTCTTCCTGCTCCATGGATTTCGGTGCTGACGGCGTAACTTCTAGGCTAGGACAAATCACACCCACCATATTAATTACCGCTGACGGTTATCGTTATGCTGGTCGAGACATTTCTCGGCAAGACACCGTTGCCGATATT contains:
- the fdhF gene encoding formate dehydrogenase subunit alpha translates to MPQHTLSPSAEAVEFELDNQPVIAYAGENILEAARRYGVEIPHLCYKQGYRAAGNCRACMVEIDGERALAPSCCRQPAAGMKVSASNNRVRHAQKMIVELLIADTSTTVRKADSELTRWAQELDVKETRFAARQQPPPDKSHPAMTVNLDSCIQCTRCVRACREEQVNNVIGYAGRGASARIVFDFDTPMGQSTCVGCGECVQACPTGALAPFGDILLQQQEKSVPSLCPYCGVGCQTTYHVKDNRISYVEGRDGPANHSRLCVKGRYGADYAHHPHRLTSPLIRRDDVPKDANGLLEPDNWRDVFREVDWKQALDFAADGLRAIRDEKGGGALAGFGSAKGSNEEAYLFQKLVRTGFGVNNVDHCTRLCHASSVAALLEGIGSGAVSNQVSDVLQADVAFVIGANPTVNHPVAATMMKNAAARGTRLIVADPRRSELAAHAEITMQMKPDSDVALLNAMMHVIITENLTDEEFIRSRTKDFELLRAQALTCPPEKMEDICGIPAEEIRQAARLYGTAERAMIFWGMGVSQHTHGTDNARCLIALAMMTGNIGRPGCGLHPLRGQNNVQGASDAGLIPMMFPDYQRVDDESARKRFEELWGMPLDNKPGLTVVEVIDAACQGEICGMYVMGENPAMSDPDAAHARQGLASLQMLVVQDIFLTETAALADVVLPASVFVEKTGTFTNTDRMVQLGRRALDVPGLARQDLWIIQQIARRLDLKWKYRGENSGVRRVFEEMRRAMPSIAGITWERLQSEHSVTYPCRAVGDAGEPIIFTEKFPTTDGLGRFVPAAFSPAAERPDADYPLVLITGRELEHWHTGAMTRRTRVLDALEPAPTVYINPQELSSAQLQAGDTVTVRSRRGAVSLTARGDGGVPRGAVFIPFCYYEAAANMLTNPVLDPDGKIPEFKYCAVKVEKGGEPTVALSFGGGVAAH
- the uvrB gene encoding excinuclease ABC subunit UvrB; this encodes MNKKIASTSSLSRAQFDLQSPYAPMGDQPQAITQLSAGLAAGQPAQTLMGVTGSGKTYTMANVIAKHGRPTMVMAHNKTLAAQLYAEFREFFPQNAVEYFVSYYDYYQPEAYVPARDLFIEKDSSINEHIEQMRLSATKALMERRDCIIVATVSAIYGIGDPVDYHSMILHLKNGDSLSRESIIKRLVTMQYERNKADFKRGVFRVRGDTIDIFPAENADHAVRVDLCDDEIESLFLFDPLTGRKHRRVERYTVYPSSHYVAPRSTLLRAMAAIKEELVTHSEELRTTRRELEAVRLEERVRFDLEMMETMGFCKGIENYSRHLSGRQPGEPPPTLFDYLPADALLFIDESHVTIPQLGGMFRGDRSRKETLVQYGFRLPSALDNRPLKFEEFEKLKPQAVYVSATPAKYELSTTSHMVQQVLRPTGLVDPQVLVRPARTQVDDLCGELKERTARGERVLVTTLTKRMAEQFTEFLTETGVRARYLHADIDTVERVEILRDLRLGTFDVLVGINLLREGLDLPEVSLVAIFDADKEGFLRSEQSLIQTMGRAARHINGTAILYADKETGSMQRALAETQRRRDIQVAYNKRHGIHPESIKKAVHDIIKTGEDVTEPTAPRNNRRLSEAEAGRELRRLEKKMHKHARDLEFEQAADVRDQIRIIKRQTLGVTTDNAA
- a CDS encoding DUF2065 family protein, giving the protein MTISALLSVIGLLLLIEGVFLLFVRESSWRRFSQIITEITVGQVRTVGIIMVCCGLLLLAFF
- a CDS encoding DUF924 domain-containing protein; this encodes MTTPQDILDFWFGDIADGWTTEDHSTLWFLGRADDDARIFARFGNDIIRAINGDFEEWLQTPEGTLALILLLDQMTRATRRGTVTAFAGDARALQICQDGITAGSDQKLPPVYRIFFYLPLEHSENLAHQERCVALYATLRQSTPERESELAQTYVYALKHRDIIAQFGRFPHRNEVLNRTDTVEERTYLESTDERFGQQAK